The genomic interval CGACGACCTGCTGCAGGCCGAGCGCCTGGTGCTGCCAGGCGTCGGAGCCTTCGGAGCCTGCATGGCGGAATTGCGCCGCCGCGGGCTGATCGCGCCGATCCACGAAGCCGTCCGCCAGGGCATTCCGCTGCTGGGTGTCTGCGCCGGCCTGCAGTTGCTTTTCGAGGAAAGCGAAGAGCATGGCCGCCACGAAGGGCTGGGGCTGCTGCCGGGCCGCGTCGTGCGCTTTCCCGAGACCACGGCAGACGGCCGGCGGCTGAAAGTCCCCCACATGGGCTGGAATACGATCGCCCATCACCGTCCTTCTCCCCTGCTCGAAGGGATCCCCGACGGCGCCTACTTCTACTTCGTGCACTCCTACCACGCCGTGGCCGAAAACCCCGACGACGTGCTGGCCGTCACCACCTACGGCGATGTGACCTTCCCGGCCATCGTCGGGCGCGACCGCGTCTTCGGCGTGCAGTTTCACCCCGAAAAGAGCCAGCAGCACGGCCTCCGGATCCTGAAGAATTTTTTGGATCTATCTGCATGAACGGGCTTTAGACCTGATAGATCACATACCTGATTGTTTTCAGAAGCAATGCTACTGGTCATTCCGGCCATCGACATTCGCGGCGGGCGTTGCGTGCGGCTCTATCAGGGGTCGTACGAGCGGGAGACGGTCTATTTCGACGATCCGGTCAAGATGGCCTGCCTGTGGCGGGTGCAGAACGCCCGGGTGCTCCACGTCGTGGATCTCGACGCGGCGCGCGGTCAGGGCCATAACCGCGAGGTGATCGGCGCCATCTGCCGCACGGTGGACATCCCGATCCAGGTGGGCGGCGGTGTTCGGACGCTCGAAGACATCGAGGCCCTGCTGCAGGTCGGCGTCTACCGGGTGGTGCTGGGCACGGTAGCCGTCCGCGAGCCGGAGCTGGTCTCGGAGGCCATCGCCCGCTACGGCTGCAGCCGCGTCGTGGTAGGCATCGACGCACGCGACGGCGAGGTGCGCGTGCAGGGCTGGACCGAGGGCACAGGCGTCGATGCCGTCGAACTGGCGCTCGACATGGAACGGCGCGGCGTGCGCCGCTTCGTCTACACGGACATCAGCCGCGACGGTACGCTCGAAGGGCCCAACGTCGAGATGTACCGCACGCTGGGCCTGCACCTGAAAAAAGCACGCATTACGGCCTCGGGCGGCGTTAGCGGTTACCGTGACCTGATGCGGCTGCAGGAGCTGGAGCCCTACCGGGTCGACTCGGTCATAATCGGCCGGGCGCTCTACGAAAACCGATTCCCCTGCCAGCAGTTCTGGTGCTGGCACGACAAGGAGAACGTGGACCTGACCCGCTTTTCGACGGCTCCCCTGAAACGCGAAATCAAACTACCCACCGCCGAATAGCATGCCGCTGGCCCGTCGCATTATTCCCTGCCTGGATGTTGACCGCGGGCGCGTGGTCAAAGGGGTAAATTTTGTCGATCTGGTCGATGCCGGTGATCCGGTCGAGCAGGCCCGCTTCTACGATCAGGCCGGCGCCGACGAGCTGGTCTTTCTGGACATCACGGCCACGCACGAAGGTCGCGCCATCATGCACGAGGTGGTGCGACGCACGGCCGACCAGGTCTTCATCCCGTTGACGGTGGGAGGTGGCCTGCGCACGCTCGAAGACATACGGGCCATGCTGCAGGCCGGTGCCGACAAGGTATCGATCAACTCGGCCGCGATTCGCAATCCGGAGCTGATCACGGCCGGGGCCG from Rhodothermus marinus carries:
- the hisH gene encoding imidazole glycerol phosphate synthase subunit HisH, with translation MVTIIDYGIGNLRSLEKAFQAVGAEVLRTDRPDDLLQAERLVLPGVGAFGACMAELRRRGLIAPIHEAVRQGIPLLGVCAGLQLLFEESEEHGRHEGLGLLPGRVVRFPETTADGRRLKVPHMGWNTIAHHRPSPLLEGIPDGAYFYFVHSYHAVAENPDDVLAVTTYGDVTFPAIVGRDRVFGVQFHPEKSQQHGLRILKNFLDLSA
- the hisA gene encoding 1-(5-phosphoribosyl)-5-[(5-phosphoribosylamino)methylideneamino]imidazole-4-carboxamide isomerase — protein: MLLVIPAIDIRGGRCVRLYQGSYERETVYFDDPVKMACLWRVQNARVLHVVDLDAARGQGHNREVIGAICRTVDIPIQVGGGVRTLEDIEALLQVGVYRVVLGTVAVREPELVSEAIARYGCSRVVVGIDARDGEVRVQGWTEGTGVDAVELALDMERRGVRRFVYTDISRDGTLEGPNVEMYRTLGLHLKKARITASGGVSGYRDLMRLQELEPYRVDSVIIGRALYENRFPCQQFWCWHDKENVDLTRFSTAPLKREIKLPTAE